ATTCAGAATTATTTTTAATTTCTATCGAAACTTTATAAGGAGAAATAATACCAGACATTGAATTCTGGCAATCTAATTGCTGAATCGTAATTGTTCCGGTTGAAGTTTCATTGCTGACTTTATACATCTTAACATTGGCATCCATTGCCTTTATTGCATCAACGGACGGAAAAACGAGCTTTTCTTTTCCCGGAATCAAAGAAGTAAATACAATTTCCTCATTTCCCATTTTTAAGCCCCAGAATGGTTCATTTCCTGTTGCTGTAAAATAATATTTCATTTCATCTTCCTGTGTTCCATATTCAGAAATGTTTTGTGTATTTGAAGTTTTGCCTGCCGTAGATTTACAGCTTATTATTAAAGAAAATAAAAGCAAAATTGAAATTATCTTTTTCATAAGGTTGTATTTGAAGCTATATCTTTTAACAAAATACAGTAAAATTCTTATGAATTTACAACAATATTTTCAATTTCTTATTTAGAATCTTTTCAAATTTTAAATAA
The sequence above is a segment of the Flavobacterium sp. genome. Coding sequences within it:
- a CDS encoding META domain-containing protein — encoded protein: MKKIISILLLFSLIISCKSTAGKTSNTQNISEYGTQEDEMKYYFTATGNEPFWGLKMGNEEIVFTSLIPGKEKLVFPSVDAIKAMDANVKMYKVSNETSTGTITIQQLDCQNSMSGIISPYKVSIEIKNNSELETKKIGGCGKYNTDYRLHDIWVLEELNGFKVFVTDFQRELPRIEINSSENKFMGYGGCNAISGTIFYEKDLIRFSKVISTLMACAPGNKEGDFTKALQSTTTYSIENNRLTLSNPTAKLLVFKKVD